In Pseudomonas alcaliphila JAB1, a single window of DNA contains:
- a CDS encoding acyl-CoA dehydrogenase family protein — translation MKPSLHAETHEVFNQVPSLDGANLYRLDLPLQEWIRRYDGAWAHERLSAYGALAGGALMQAGFLANENKPVFKSHDRYGNRIDLVEFHPAYHELMRTAVEHGLPSLPWTDPRAGAHVARAGLTYMHSQAEAASGCPLTMTFAAVPAIRLQPNVAEQWLPKILATEYDPRNLPMEQKTGVTIGMAMTEKQGGTDVRANTTRAYPIGLGGPGQGYELVGHKWFCSAPMCDAFLTLAYTDKGLSCFLLPRHRPDGTRNAFYIQRLKNKLGNWANASSEVEYRGAFAWMLGEEGRGVPTIIEMVAMTRFDCMVGSSSLMRQALTQAAHHCAHRQVGGKLLADQPLMQNVLADLALESEAALALCMRMGRALDHAHDAQEDKFARLVTAVGKYWICKRAPEMVYEASECMGGAGYVEETIMPRLYREAPVNSIWEGSGNVQCLDVLRALSKEPGVLDALFAELGYGHGDARLRAHIQRLKADLSDTADIQYRARQLTEDMAVALQAKLLLEAGNSVVSDAFIASRLEGRGRVYGTLPRGVDVEALLARSTPNLL, via the coding sequence ATGAAACCCAGCCTGCACGCCGAAACCCACGAGGTGTTCAACCAGGTGCCGAGCCTCGATGGCGCCAATCTCTATCGCCTCGACCTGCCGCTGCAGGAGTGGATTCGCCGCTACGATGGCGCCTGGGCCCACGAGCGTTTGAGCGCCTATGGTGCGCTGGCCGGCGGCGCCCTGATGCAGGCCGGCTTTCTCGCCAACGAGAACAAACCGGTGTTCAAGAGTCATGATCGCTACGGCAACCGTATCGATCTGGTGGAGTTTCACCCGGCCTACCACGAGCTGATGCGCACAGCGGTCGAGCACGGCCTGCCGTCGCTGCCCTGGACCGATCCGCGCGCCGGCGCCCATGTCGCCCGTGCCGGGCTGACCTATATGCACAGTCAGGCCGAAGCGGCCAGCGGCTGCCCGTTGACCATGACCTTCGCCGCCGTGCCGGCCATTCGCCTGCAGCCCAACGTAGCCGAGCAGTGGCTGCCGAAGATCCTCGCCACCGAGTACGACCCACGCAACCTGCCGATGGAGCAGAAGACTGGCGTGACCATCGGTATGGCCATGACCGAGAAGCAGGGTGGCACCGATGTGCGCGCCAACACCACTCGCGCCTATCCCATCGGCCTTGGCGGGCCGGGGCAGGGCTATGAGCTGGTGGGCCACAAGTGGTTCTGCTCGGCGCCGATGTGCGACGCCTTCCTCACCCTGGCCTACACCGACAAGGGCCTGTCGTGCTTCCTGCTGCCGCGTCACCGCCCGGACGGCACGCGCAACGCGTTCTACATCCAGCGCCTGAAGAACAAGCTGGGCAACTGGGCCAACGCCTCCAGCGAGGTGGAGTACCGTGGTGCTTTCGCCTGGATGCTCGGCGAGGAAGGGCGTGGCGTGCCGACCATCATCGAGATGGTGGCGATGACCCGCTTCGATTGCATGGTCGGCTCCAGCAGCCTGATGCGCCAGGCGCTGACCCAGGCTGCGCACCACTGTGCGCATCGCCAGGTCGGCGGCAAGCTGCTCGCCGACCAGCCGCTGATGCAGAACGTGCTGGCCGACCTGGCGCTGGAAAGCGAAGCCGCGCTGGCCCTGTGTATGCGCATGGGCCGCGCGCTGGATCACGCGCATGACGCGCAGGAAGACAAGTTCGCCCGCCTGGTCACCGCCGTGGGCAAGTACTGGATCTGCAAGCGCGCGCCGGAGATGGTCTACGAGGCCAGCGAATGCATGGGCGGCGCCGGCTACGTCGAGGAAACCATCATGCCGCGCTTGTACCGCGAGGCGCCGGTCAACTCGATCTGGGAGGGCTCGGGCAACGTGCAGTGCCTGGACGTGCTGCGCGCGCTGTCCAAGGAACCCGGCGTGCTCGACGCGCTGTTCGCCGAGCTGGGCTACGGCCACGGCGATGCGCGGCTGCGGGCGCATATCCAGCGGCTGAAGGCCGATTTAAGCGACACCGCCGACATCCAATACCGCGCGCGCCAGCTCACCGAAGACATGGCCGTGGCACTGCAGGCCAAGCTGCTGCTTGAGGCGGGCAACAGCGTGGTCAGCGATGCCTTTATCGCCAGCCGCCTGGAAGGCCGCGGCCGCGTCTACGGCACCCTGCCGCGCGGTGTCGACGTCGAGGCGCTGCTGGCGCGTAGCACGCCGAATCTGCTTTGA
- a CDS encoding TetR family transcriptional regulator — protein sequence MAYRTTEARLDRDQALRARILDCALLRVAEGGFAALTMQALADDVGIATGSLYRHFRSKGELAAEVFASASQREVDALAAALRGPGSASERLRIGLEQFAARAWHSRRLAFALIAEPVDPEVDEQRLLYREAYAELFIDLLEEGAGAGEFRVEQIGLMAACLVGAIAEALVGPLSPPARAAREAGQPTLELAQVSASLATFCLRAVGAKEPTR from the coding sequence ATGGCTTATCGCACCACCGAAGCTCGACTCGACCGCGACCAAGCGTTGCGCGCGCGTATTCTCGACTGCGCCCTGCTGCGGGTGGCTGAGGGCGGTTTCGCCGCCTTGACCATGCAGGCGCTGGCCGACGATGTCGGCATCGCCACCGGTAGTCTGTACCGCCACTTTCGCAGCAAGGGTGAACTGGCCGCCGAGGTATTCGCCAGCGCCAGCCAGCGTGAGGTAGATGCTCTGGCCGCTGCCTTGCGTGGGCCGGGCAGCGCCAGTGAGCGCCTGCGCATCGGCCTGGAACAGTTCGCTGCCCGCGCCTGGCATAGCCGCCGCCTGGCCTTTGCGCTGATCGCCGAACCGGTCGACCCGGAAGTTGACGAGCAGCGCCTGCTCTATCGCGAAGCCTACGCCGAACTGTTCATCGATCTGCTGGAGGAGGGTGCCGGCGCCGGTGAGTTTCGCGTCGAGCAGATCGGCCTGATGGCGGCCTGCCTGGTCGGCGCCATTGCCGAAGCGCTGGTCGGCCCCCTGTCGCCACCTGCTCGCGCCGCTCGCGAAGCAGGCCAACCCACTCTGGAGCTGGCGCAGGTCAGCGCCAGCCTTGCCACCTTCTGCCTGCGCGCCGTCGGCGCCAAGGAGCCCACGCGATGA
- a CDS encoding hybrid sensor histidine kinase/response regulator — translation MYRLLLLIVSLVFSSLVGAVTFDEHMRTLPLGQSMYVFEDVRGDASIDDIASPAVQGSFRLHDKPVLNAGYSRSVFWLRLDLHYLPRQAQGDRNWLLELAYPPLDHLELYLPDEAGGFALAQRTGDSLPFDTRQIRQHNYLFELNLEPNQSKRIYLRLESQGSIQAPLTLWAPNAYLEEQPARIYVLGIIYGVLLVMLVYNLFIFLSVRDTSYLYYILYIASFGLYQVSVNGAGIEYFWPNNPWWANAATPFLIGSAALFGCQFARSFLHTSEHSPWVDRLLLLLMACGAVVMILALSVSYATALRLATYLALLFTVVIFAAGVLAWLRGMRVARYFIFAWTAFLIGGIVNTLMVLGYLPNVFLTMYASQIGSALEVGLLSLALADRINAMKEERTRILQEAGRKLETLNQELADSNRFKDEFLATVTHELRTPMNGVIGSLELMQTVKMDIELEQYQKTAAASARDMMRMVNDILALTELQAGKLYPRRETFSLRGLFDGLRAQYAARAEDKGLTFALELDDNLPDTLEGDAAKLAQALGYLLDNAIKFTSQGGVTLRVGRVGSVGSSLPLSVVVSDTGIGFAPGDGDLYQRFHQLDGSMTRKYGGLGIGLAICRQLVDLLGGVLSHESQPGQGSRFRLDVPLTLPLQPQASDVRPARPQGGALQRQAQQCTVLIVEDNAINQLVTRGMLLKLGYRVRTADNGAEALELLRSETVDAVLLDCQMPVMDGFATCRALRALPGCAELPVLAITAHSHSGDRERCLAAGMSDYLAKPVKFDELRVLLHDWVLCRPATVSGGAAPV, via the coding sequence ATGTACCGGCTGCTCCTGCTCATCGTGAGCCTCGTTTTTTCCTCGCTCGTGGGCGCCGTTACCTTCGACGAACATATGCGCACTCTGCCTCTGGGGCAGAGCATGTACGTGTTCGAGGACGTGCGCGGCGATGCCAGCATCGACGACATCGCCTCGCCCGCCGTGCAAGGCAGTTTCCGTCTGCATGACAAGCCCGTGCTCAACGCCGGCTATTCGCGCTCGGTGTTCTGGCTGCGGCTGGACCTGCACTATCTGCCGCGCCAGGCGCAGGGTGACCGCAACTGGCTGTTGGAGCTGGCTTACCCACCGCTCGATCACCTTGAACTCTACCTCCCTGACGAGGCCGGCGGCTTCGCACTGGCTCAGCGTACTGGCGATTCGTTGCCTTTCGACACCCGCCAGATCCGCCAGCACAATTACCTGTTCGAGCTGAACCTCGAGCCGAACCAGAGCAAGCGCATCTATTTGCGCCTGGAAAGTCAGGGTTCGATCCAGGCGCCGCTGACCCTGTGGGCACCCAACGCCTATCTGGAAGAGCAGCCCGCGCGTATCTATGTGCTTGGCATCATCTACGGCGTGCTGCTGGTGATGCTGGTGTACAACCTGTTCATCTTCCTCAGCGTACGCGACACCAGCTACCTCTATTACATCCTTTATATCGCCTCGTTCGGCTTGTATCAGGTCTCGGTCAACGGTGCCGGCATCGAGTATTTCTGGCCCAACAACCCCTGGTGGGCCAATGCCGCGACGCCATTTCTGATCGGCTCGGCCGCCTTGTTCGGCTGCCAGTTCGCCCGCAGCTTCCTGCACACCAGTGAACACAGCCCCTGGGTCGATCGCCTGTTGCTGCTGCTGATGGCCTGCGGCGCCGTGGTGATGATCCTGGCACTGAGCGTCAGTTATGCCACGGCATTGCGTCTGGCCACCTACCTGGCCCTGTTGTTCACCGTGGTGATCTTCGCTGCCGGGGTGCTTGCCTGGCTGCGCGGTATGCGCGTGGCGCGTTACTTCATCTTCGCCTGGACCGCCTTTCTCATCGGCGGCATCGTCAACACGCTGATGGTGCTGGGCTACCTGCCCAACGTCTTTCTCACCATGTACGCCAGCCAGATCGGCTCGGCGCTGGAAGTGGGCCTGCTGTCGTTGGCGCTGGCCGACCGCATCAACGCGATGAAGGAAGAGCGCACGCGCATCCTCCAGGAGGCCGGACGCAAGCTCGAAACGCTGAACCAGGAACTGGCCGACAGCAACCGTTTCAAGGATGAATTCCTCGCCACCGTGACCCATGAGCTGCGTACGCCGATGAACGGGGTGATCGGCTCACTGGAGCTGATGCAGACGGTGAAGATGGATATCGAACTGGAGCAGTACCAGAAGACCGCTGCAGCGTCCGCGCGCGACATGATGCGCATGGTCAACGACATCCTCGCTCTCACCGAATTGCAGGCCGGCAAGCTCTATCCGCGGCGCGAGACGTTCAGCCTGCGCGGGCTGTTCGATGGTCTGCGTGCCCAGTATGCGGCGCGCGCCGAAGACAAGGGGCTGACGTTCGCCCTGGAGCTGGACGACAACCTGCCCGATACCCTGGAAGGGGACGCGGCCAAGCTGGCACAGGCGCTGGGCTATCTGCTGGACAACGCCATCAAGTTCACCAGCCAGGGCGGCGTGACCTTGCGGGTCGGCCGCGTCGGTAGCGTGGGCAGCAGCCTGCCGTTGAGTGTGGTGGTCAGCGATACGGGGATCGGTTTCGCGCCCGGCGACGGCGACCTTTACCAGCGCTTCCATCAACTCGACGGCTCGATGACGCGCAAGTACGGCGGCCTGGGCATCGGCCTGGCGATCTGCCGGCAGCTGGTCGACCTGCTTGGTGGCGTGCTCAGTCACGAGTCGCAGCCGGGGCAGGGCAGTCGTTTTCGCCTCGATGTGCCGCTGACTCTGCCGCTGCAACCGCAGGCCAGCGATGTTCGCCCGGCACGGCCGCAGGGCGGCGCGCTGCAGCGCCAGGCGCAGCAATGCACGGTACTGATCGTCGAGGACAATGCGATCAACCAGCTGGTGACCCGCGGCATGTTGCTCAAGCTCGGCTACCGCGTGCGCACTGCCGACAACGGCGCCGAGGCCCTCGAGTTGTTGCGCAGCGAGACGGTAGATGCGGTGCTGCTCGACTGCCAGATGCCGGTGATGGACGGTTTTGCCACCTGCCGCGCACTGCGCGCCCTGCCGGGCTGCGCCGAGCTGCCGGTGCTGGCGATCACCGCGCACAGCCACAGCGGCGACCGCGAACGCTGCCTGGCCGCGGGCATGAGCGACTACCTGGCCAAGCCGGTGAAGTTCGACGAACTGCGCGTGCTGCTGCATGACTGGGTGCTGTGCCGCCCGGCCACGGTTTCCGGTGGCGCCGCGCCGGTCTGA
- a CDS encoding ABC transporter substrate-binding protein — protein MRRCLLGFLLLWLTPAWASAEPRVAALSWEATEHLLMLDVTPLTVADAGDYRAWVVRPTLPAGVPSSGSRLEPNLELLAELQPELIVIPPLLEDIRPLLERIAPVQVYQGFSQQHDNLQVQREAFLDLARALGREALAKQRLQAMDAELAQWRERLRAHYGQRLPAVTVIRLSSPTAAFINGPNSMPQHALALLGLQPAMDLAPSPWGITQVPITALGRIEEGVVLHIEPFAQEAQLFASPLWQAMPFVREQRFAAMPSTWTYGGVFSLQYLAEAIGEALLKLPSESGKATQQSLE, from the coding sequence GTGAGGCGTTGCTTACTCGGCTTTCTACTGCTTTGGCTGACGCCTGCCTGGGCCAGCGCCGAGCCACGGGTGGCCGCGCTGAGCTGGGAGGCCACCGAGCATCTGCTGATGCTCGATGTGACGCCGTTGACCGTCGCCGATGCCGGTGACTACCGCGCCTGGGTGGTGCGGCCGACGCTGCCCGCAGGTGTGCCGTCGAGCGGTTCGCGCCTGGAGCCCAATCTCGAATTGCTGGCCGAGTTGCAGCCTGAGTTGATCGTCATCCCTCCTTTGCTGGAAGACATCCGCCCGTTGCTAGAGCGTATTGCGCCGGTTCAGGTGTACCAAGGCTTCAGCCAGCAGCACGACAATTTGCAGGTGCAGCGCGAGGCGTTTCTCGACCTGGCGCGTGCGCTGGGCCGCGAGGCATTGGCCAAGCAACGCCTGCAGGCGATGGACGCCGAGCTGGCGCAATGGCGTGAGCGGCTACGGGCTCATTACGGGCAGCGCCTGCCGGCCGTCACGGTGATACGCCTCTCGTCGCCGACGGCCGCCTTCATCAACGGCCCCAACTCCATGCCGCAACATGCGCTGGCGCTGCTCGGCCTTCAGCCTGCGATGGACCTGGCGCCGAGCCCCTGGGGCATCACTCAGGTACCGATCACCGCGCTGGGTCGCATCGAAGAGGGCGTCGTGCTGCATATCGAACCCTTTGCCCAGGAGGCGCAGTTGTTCGCCTCGCCACTGTGGCAGGCGATGCCTTTCGTGCGTGAGCAGCGCTTCGCCGCGATGCCCTCGACCTGGACCTATGGCGGCGTGTTTTCCCTGCAGTATCTGGCCGAGGCCATAGGTGAAGCGCTGCTTAAACTGCCGTCTGAATCTGGAAAAGCGACCCAACAGTCCCTAGAGTAG
- the fhuB gene encoding Fe(3+)-hydroxamate ABC transporter permease FhuB, which produces MAAVSAPSRHLLTLLALLPLALLHLWLAADLDPFELWAMLASAEHSFEFLQLQLSALPRLSMALLTGAALGLSGSLLQQITQNRLVSPMTIGASSGAWLGLVLATLLVPTFAASHGHWAALLGALVAVGLVLLIAGRSGIGGLPLVLGGMAMNLLLGALAAGLVLINNQYTQGLFVWGAGDLAQIDWHWVQWLWPKLLLALPVLILAPRPLSLLQLGGDAAQGRGLALWPVMLVLFLAALWLCSVSITAVGLIGFIGLLTPNLAKMLGARTARDELFYSALLGALLLLGTDALALLANRVSGQLVPSGAAAALIGAPVLLWLARRHLAAEDPRGLQLPRGAERFGWRSALWVALLAVLALTVALGLARGVDGWHLQWPSALVWSLRWPRVLTAASAGAGLAISGLLLQRLLRNPLASPDILGLSAGATLAVMLALIVFGGAVFGAVAPLAAFVGSLAVLAVLMLLGRRHHYSPALMALLGISLGALLNAALQFVLAKGTGDSFALLGWLAGSTYRATPAQALWLTVGVLLFGALALLFQRALTLIGIGDGVAASRGLNVPRLRLVLLVLVALLCALVTSLLGPVAFLGLLAPHIAVMLGARRVLPQLLLAASLGAVLMLLADWVGRTLIFPLQIPVGIVASVLCGSYFVYLLIRGRLA; this is translated from the coding sequence ATGGCGGCAGTTTCGGCGCCGTCACGCCACCTTCTGACGCTGCTCGCGCTGCTGCCCCTGGCACTCCTGCACCTGTGGCTGGCGGCCGATCTTGATCCGTTCGAACTGTGGGCGATGCTGGCTTCTGCCGAACACAGCTTCGAGTTTCTGCAACTGCAACTGTCGGCTCTACCCAGGCTGAGCATGGCGCTGCTCACGGGCGCTGCGTTGGGACTGTCCGGCAGTCTGCTGCAGCAGATCACGCAGAACCGCCTGGTGTCGCCCATGACCATCGGCGCCTCGTCCGGGGCCTGGCTCGGGCTGGTGCTGGCCACCTTGCTGGTGCCGACCTTCGCGGCCAGCCACGGACACTGGGCGGCACTGCTCGGCGCGCTGGTGGCGGTCGGTCTGGTGCTGCTGATTGCCGGGCGCAGTGGCATTGGCGGGCTGCCGCTGGTGCTGGGCGGCATGGCCATGAATCTGTTGCTTGGCGCGCTGGCCGCCGGGCTGGTGCTGATCAACAACCAGTACACCCAGGGCTTGTTCGTCTGGGGCGCGGGTGATCTGGCGCAGATCGACTGGCACTGGGTGCAGTGGCTGTGGCCCAAGCTGTTGCTGGCGCTGCCAGTGCTGATCCTCGCGCCGCGGCCGTTGAGCTTGCTGCAGCTTGGCGGCGATGCTGCCCAGGGCCGTGGCCTGGCGCTGTGGCCGGTGATGCTGGTGCTGTTTCTGGCGGCGCTTTGGCTATGTTCGGTGTCGATCACGGCAGTCGGCCTGATCGGGTTCATCGGCCTGCTCACACCGAACCTGGCGAAGATGCTCGGTGCCCGCACGGCGCGTGATGAGCTTTTTTACAGTGCGCTGCTCGGCGCCTTGCTGCTGCTTGGCACCGACGCCCTGGCGCTGCTGGCTAATCGTGTCAGCGGTCAACTGGTGCCCAGTGGCGCGGCGGCGGCGTTGATCGGTGCGCCAGTGTTGTTGTGGCTGGCGCGCCGACATCTGGCGGCGGAAGACCCGCGTGGCCTGCAGTTGCCGCGCGGCGCCGAGCGTTTCGGCTGGCGCAGTGCGCTGTGGGTGGCGCTTCTCGCCGTGCTGGCGCTGACCGTGGCGCTCGGGCTGGCGCGTGGTGTCGATGGCTGGCACCTGCAGTGGCCGTCGGCGCTGGTCTGGTCGCTACGCTGGCCGCGTGTGCTCACCGCGGCTTCTGCCGGCGCCGGTTTGGCGATTTCCGGTCTGCTGCTGCAGCGCCTGTTGCGTAACCCGCTGGCCAGCCCGGATATTCTCGGCCTATCCGCGGGTGCCACGCTGGCGGTGATGCTGGCGCTGATCGTCTTCGGTGGCGCGGTGTTCGGCGCGGTCGCGCCGCTGGCGGCCTTCGTCGGCAGCCTGGCGGTGCTGGCGGTGTTGATGCTGCTGGGCCGGCGTCACCATTATTCGCCGGCGTTGATGGCGCTGCTGGGGATTTCCCTCGGCGCGCTGCTCAACGCCGCCTTGCAGTTCGTGTTGGCCAAGGGCACGGGTGACTCGTTCGCGTTGCTCGGCTGGCTGGCCGGCTCCACCTACCGCGCCACACCGGCACAGGCATTGTGGCTGACGGTTGGCGTGCTGCTGTTCGGCGCTCTGGCATTGCTGTTCCAGCGTGCGCTGACGCTGATTGGCATCGGCGATGGGGTGGCCGCCAGCCGCGGCTTGAACGTGCCGCGCTTGCGTCTGGTGCTGCTGGTGCTGGTGGCGTTGCTGTGTGCGCTGGTTACCAGTCTGCTCGGGCCAGTGGCGTTTCTAGGGCTTTTGGCCCCGCATATCGCGGTGATGCTCGGCGCGCGCCGGGTGCTGCCGCAGCTGCTGCTGGCGGCCTCGCTGGGCGCGGTGCTGATGCTGCTGGCCGATTGGGTCGGCCGCACCCTGATCTTCCCGTTGCAGATTCCTGTGGGCATTGTCGCCTCGGTGTTGTGTGGCAGCTATTTTGTCTACCTGCTCATCCGTGGGAGGTTGGCGTGA
- a CDS encoding ABC transporter ATP-binding protein: protein MLTLRDIEVRRGERVTLALDELHLEGDRFTVILGHNGSGKSTLMNLLARQLQPSRGSLQLDGRALDGFSARDFARRVAFLPQHLPDVAGLTVRELVRLGRFPWRGLLGRWRAEDHAAVDQALAQTDVAHYADHLADSLSGGERQRAWIAMLLAQQSPLLLLDEPTSALDLAHQYELMGLLRQLNRDSGRGIVAILHDINLTARHADRVIALKQGRIFFDGSPDELLSGPLLSQLYDIDIELIEQPGSARKIAVVA, encoded by the coding sequence ATGTTGACGTTGCGTGATATCGAAGTACGCCGCGGCGAGCGGGTGACGCTGGCGCTGGACGAACTGCACCTCGAAGGGGATCGCTTCACCGTGATCCTCGGCCACAACGGCTCGGGCAAGTCGACCCTGATGAACCTGCTGGCGCGGCAGCTGCAGCCGTCCCGAGGTTCGCTGCAGCTGGACGGGCGTGCCCTGGATGGTTTTTCCGCCCGTGACTTCGCCCGCCGTGTGGCTTTTCTGCCGCAACACCTGCCCGATGTCGCTGGCCTGACCGTGCGTGAGCTGGTGCGTCTGGGGCGCTTCCCCTGGCGCGGGTTGCTCGGCCGCTGGCGCGCCGAGGACCATGCAGCCGTCGATCAGGCGCTGGCCCAGACCGATGTCGCCCATTACGCCGATCATCTGGCCGACAGCCTCTCCGGCGGCGAGCGCCAGCGCGCCTGGATCGCCATGCTGCTGGCCCAGCAATCGCCGCTGCTTTTGCTCGACGAGCCAACCTCGGCGCTGGACCTGGCGCATCAGTACGAGTTGATGGGCCTGCTGCGTCAGCTTAACCGCGACAGCGGGCGCGGCATCGTTGCCATCCTCCACGACATCAACCTCACCGCGCGGCATGCCGACCGGGTGATCGCCCTCAAGCAGGGGCGCATCTTCTTCGACGGCAGCCCGGACGAGTTGCTCAGCGGGCCGTTACTCAGCCAGCTCTACGATATCGATATCGAACTGATCGAGCAGCCCGGCAGCGCCCGCAAGATTGCTGTGGTGGCCTGA
- a CDS encoding siderophore ferric iron reductase translates to MQDLHHLLDVISRSLPGLQGRIGHAGADLLVCGSEGNDRRIAALYQHWQQAHPEAGPHYWTVRSWTYLVWQPIYLTLLGVHLAQRVPSLSSLGQAVQGGVVSGFCLPEHCPQQATEDQLIGLAASQLEQLLRRQHAEFCQVQSIHGKLAQRLAADYVLAALLLVQRQLTLDNQQLRALAARWLEALGLRGGSDLLEVRLDDGRDCLTLERKACCQHFRRGDGELCSTCPKLRRDERLLRLLRLLRLREELALAC, encoded by the coding sequence ATGCAAGACCTCCACCATCTGCTCGATGTCATTTCTCGCAGCCTGCCCGGGCTGCAGGGACGGATCGGGCATGCCGGGGCTGACCTGCTGGTGTGCGGTAGCGAGGGCAACGACCGGCGTATCGCCGCGCTCTACCAGCACTGGCAGCAGGCCCATCCCGAGGCCGGGCCGCATTACTGGACGGTGCGCAGCTGGACCTATCTGGTCTGGCAACCCATCTACCTGACCTTGCTCGGCGTGCACCTGGCGCAGCGCGTGCCCAGTCTTTCGAGCCTGGGGCAGGCGGTGCAGGGCGGCGTGGTGTCGGGCTTCTGTCTGCCCGAGCACTGCCCGCAGCAGGCTACGGAAGATCAGCTGATCGGCCTGGCTGCCAGCCAGCTCGAGCAACTGCTGCGCCGCCAGCACGCCGAGTTCTGCCAGGTACAAAGCATTCACGGCAAGCTGGCCCAGCGCCTGGCGGCCGATTACGTGCTGGCCGCCTTGTTGCTGGTGCAGCGCCAACTGACTCTGGATAACCAGCAACTGCGCGCGCTGGCGGCACGCTGGCTGGAGGCATTGGGTTTGCGTGGTGGCAGCGACCTGCTGGAGGTGCGGCTGGACGATGGCCGCGACTGCCTGACCCTGGAGCGCAAGGCCTGCTGCCAGCATTTTCGCCGAGGCGATGGCGAGCTGTGCAGCACCTGCCCGAAGTTGCGGCGTGACGAGCGTCTGCTGCGCCTGCTGCGCCTGCTGCGCCTGCGCGAGGAGCTGGCCCTGGCATGTTGA
- a CDS encoding MFS transporter: protein MTLRTRLIMMTALAVITDNLIIPFYPQYFAERFDNPPEQHVGLYLAVVSLVVMAVFPLWARLAKRVHPVRILISAQLMAGSLTAACYFIDSLPLFWVVSLLMVVFKGSYLLMYPYVMSLQQQDNHTQTIGTLSVVVHFGAILGAALGGLILQIMNIGDVFLVMAAGDFIQMAICMHLVRGYLPAPGEQPASDEAPVKNEARSLPAIYRLCLVMLLFYFVGYVTRPFFAVYWQQVAHWNSEMAAGFVYALPGAVAVLALWWGRRATKQGNTRDGILAGLLLGAAATFIQGFGDQWLILLGRVLFGWALYQVTVRLDALLFELSSPEHYAVDFSKINIFQCLGNMGSAYGAGLLVSHYGQAMPFWVGAAGLLLTAALFPVLVRKPKVA from the coding sequence ATGACGCTGCGTACCCGCCTGATCATGATGACCGCCCTGGCGGTGATCACCGATAATCTGATCATTCCTTTTTATCCGCAGTATTTCGCCGAGCGTTTCGACAATCCGCCGGAGCAGCATGTCGGTCTCTATCTGGCGGTGGTCAGCCTGGTGGTGATGGCGGTGTTTCCGCTCTGGGCGCGTCTGGCCAAGCGCGTGCACCCGGTGCGCATCCTGATCAGCGCGCAACTGATGGCCGGCAGCCTGACCGCTGCCTGCTATTTCATCGACTCGCTGCCGCTGTTCTGGGTGGTGTCGTTGCTGATGGTGGTGTTCAAGGGCAGCTACCTGCTGATGTACCCCTACGTGATGAGCCTGCAGCAGCAGGACAACCACACCCAGACCATCGGCACCCTGTCGGTGGTGGTGCACTTCGGCGCCATTCTCGGCGCTGCGCTGGGTGGCCTGATTCTGCAGATCATGAACATTGGCGATGTGTTTCTGGTGATGGCCGCCGGCGATTTCATCCAGATGGCCATCTGCATGCATCTGGTGCGTGGCTACCTGCCGGCGCCGGGTGAGCAGCCGGCGAGCGACGAGGCGCCGGTGAAGAACGAGGCGCGCAGCCTGCCGGCGATCTACCGCCTGTGCCTGGTGATGCTGCTGTTCTACTTCGTCGGTTACGTCACCCGGCCGTTCTTTGCCGTCTACTGGCAGCAGGTGGCGCACTGGAACAGCGAGATGGCGGCCGGCTTCGTCTATGCGTTGCCCGGCGCCGTGGCCGTGTTGGCGCTGTGGTGGGGGCGCCGCGCGACCAAGCAGGGCAACACCCGTGACGGCATTCTCGCCGGTCTGCTGCTGGGCGCGGCGGCCACCTTCATCCAGGGCTTCGGCGATCAGTGGCTGATCCTGCTCGGCCGCGTGCTGTTTGGCTGGGCGCTGTATCAGGTCACCGTGCGCCTCGATGCCTTGCTGTTCGAGCTCAGCTCGCCGGAGCACTACGCGGTGGACTTCAGCAAGATCAATATCTTCCAGTGCCTGGGCAACATGGGCTCGGCCTACGGCGCGGGCTTGCTGGTCAGCCACTACGGCCAGGCCATGCCGTTCTGGGTCGGTGCTGCCGGGCTGCTGTTGACCGCCGCGTTGTTCCCGGTGCTGGTGCGCAAGCCCAAGGTGGCCTGA